Genomic segment of Streptomyces longhuiensis:
GTCGCCCTCCGTGTCCGGCGTCGACCTGCCGTGGACGGGCCCGCAGACGGTGGCGCTGATCGGTGAGTTCTCCCGCAGCGACCTGATGCTGGCGCGCCGCGGATTCCTCGGCAGCGCCCTCGCGCTCTCCGCGGGCCCCGCGCTCATCGAGCCCATGCAGCGCTGGCTCGTGCCCACGCCCGGGACGCCCGCGGCGGAGCCCGACCCGGCGGCCCTACGCCGGGGGAACCGGCTCTCGAAGCCCGAGCTCGACCTCCTGGAGTCCACGACGGTCATGTTCCGCCAGTGGGACGCCCAGTGCGGCGGCGGGCTGCGCCGCAAGGCCGTGGTCGGCCAGCTGCACGAGGTGACCGACCTGCTCCAGGAGCCCCAGCCCGAGGCCACGACGAAGCGGCTCTTCAAGGTCGCGGCCGAACTGGCCGAGCTGGCGGGCTGGATGAGCTACGACGTGGGCCTCCAGCCCACCGCCCAGAAATACTTCGTCCTCGCCCTGCACGCGGCCAAGGAAGCCGGTGACAAGCCGCTCGGCTCGTACGTCCTGTCCAGCATGAGCCGGCAGATGATCCACCTCGGCAGGCCCGACGACGCGCTGGAACTCATCCATCTCGCGCAGTACGGCAGTCGCGACTGCGCCAGTCCGCGCACCCAGGCCATGCTGTATGCGATGGAGGCCCGCGCGTACGCGAACATCGGGCAGCCCGGCAAGTGCAAGCGGGCCGTGCGGATGGCCGAGGAGACCTTCCACGACGCCGACGACTGGGACGACCCGGACCCCGACTGGATCCGCTTCTTCTCCGAGGCCGAGCTGCACGGCGAGAACTCCCACTCGTACCGCGACCTCGCCTATGTGGCGGGCCGCAGCCCCACGTACGCCTCGATGTCCGAGCCCCTGATGCGGCGCGCCGTCGAGCTCTTCGAGAAGGACGCCGAGCACCAGCGTTCGTACGCGCTGAACCTGATCGGGATGGCCACGGTGCATCTGCTCCAGCGTGAGCCCGAGCAGTCCACGGTGCTCGCCGAGCAGGCCATGATCATCGCCAAGAAGGTGCGCTCCGAGCGGGTCAACACCCGCATCCGCAAGACCGTGGACACCGCGGTCCGTGAGTTCGGGGACGTCGCCGAGGTCGCGCACCTCACCGACCAGCTCGCGATCCACCTGCCGGAGACCGCCGAAGCGGTCTGAACCCTTGACCCCGGCCGCGGCCGGCCGTCCCGGACTGCCCGACTCGGCTCCCCCGTGCCAGGTCAACCGGACGGCCCACCGCGGCCGGCCTCTTCCGGTTGCGTCACGATAACGATCGCCTCACCCGGTATCAGGCAGTTCATTGACGCGTAACACGCACGACCTCTTCGTCACTGCGGCGAAACATCGAGGGGCGTCCACGGAAACCGCGCTGCGCCAATCTCATGGCGCATAACCGGCCCACCCCTCATGACCGCACAGGCTTCGCCCGCACGGGGCCGTACCAACGACGAGGAGACGCCGATGCCCCCAGGCATCACGCTTGCCGCAGACACGCCCACGCTGTCTGCCGCCAACACAGGGTTCATGCTGATCTGTTCCGCCCTGGTGATGATCATGACGCCGGGACTCGCCTTCTTCTACGGAGGCATGGTCCGCGTCAAGTCCACCCTGAACATGCTGATGATGAGCTTCATCAGCCTCGGGATCGTCACGATCCTTTGGGTCCTCTACGGCTTCTCCGCCGCCTTCGGCACCGACCACGGCAGCCTGATCGGCTGGTCCTCGGACTACGTCGGGCTCAGCGGCATAGGCCTGACGCAGCTGTGGGACGGCTACACCATCCCGATCTACGTCTTCGCCGTCTTCCAGTTGATGTTCGCGATCATCACGCCCGCCCTGATCAGCGGCGCGCTCGCCGACCGCGTGAAGTTCAGCGCCTGGGCGCTCTTCATCACCCTGTGGGCCACGCTCGTGTACTTCCCCGTCGCGCACTGGGTCTGGGGGACCGGCGGCTGGGCGTTCGACCTCGGCGTCATCGACTTCGCCGGCGGTACCGCGGTCCACATCAACGCGGGTGCGGCCGCTCTCGGTGTGATCCTCGTGATCGGTAAGCGCGTCGGCTTCAAGAAGGACCCGATGCGGCCCCACTCGCTGCCGCTGGTGATGCTCGGCGCCGGTCTGCTGTGGTTCGGCTGGTTCGGGTTCAACGCGGGCTCCTGGCTCGGCAACGACGACGGCGTCGGCGCGCTGATGTTCGTCAACACGCAGGTCGCCACCGCCGCCGCGATGCTCGCCTGGCTGATCTACGAGAAGATCAGGCACGGCGCGTGCACCACCCTGGGCGCCGCCTCCGGCGCGGTCGCCGGCCTCGTCGCGATCACCCCGTCCGGCGGCTCCTGCTCGCCGCTCGGCGCGATCGCCATCGGCGCCATCGCGGGTGTCCTGTGCGCCATGGCCGTCGGCCTCAAGTACAGGTTCGGCTACGACGACTCGCTCGACGTCGTCGGCGTCCACCTCGTCGGCGGGGTCATCGGCTCGCTCCTCATCGGCTTCTTCGCCACCGGCGGCGGCCAGTCCGACGCGCAGGGCCTCTTCTACGGCGGCGGCCTGACCCAGCTGTGGAAGCAGCTCGCCGGAGTCGGCGCGGTCCTCGCGTACTCGCTCGTCGCCTCCGCGATCCTGGCCTTCTTGATCGACAAGACGATCGGCATGCGGGTCAGCGAGGATGACGAGGTCTCCGGCATCGACCAGGTCGAGCACGCCGAGACCGCGTACGACTTCAGCGGCGCGGGCGGTGGCACGGCCTCCCGCTCGGCCGGCCCGGTCCAGGAGGCAGCAGCGCAGACCAAGAAGGTGGACGCATGAAGCTCATCACGGCGGTCGTCAAGCCGCACCGGCTCGACGAGATCAAGGACGCCCTCCAGGCCTTCGGCGTCCAGGGCCTGACCGTCACCGAGGCCAGCGGCTACGGCCGCCAGCGCGGCCACACCGAGGTCTACCGCGGCGCCGAGTACACCGTCGACCTCGTACCGAAGATCCGCATAGAGGTCCTCGTCGAGGACGACGACGCCGAACAGCTCATCGATGTCGTGGTCAAGGCCGCCAGGACCGGCAAGATCGGGGACGGCAAGGTCTGGGCCGTCCCGGTGGAGACCGCCGTCAGGGTCCGCACCGGTGAGCGCGGGCCGGACGCGCTGTAAACGGGAACAGAGGGAGTCGCTGGGTGACGAGTGTGGATGTGCAGACCGAAAAATCGGACGACGACGATTCAGCACCCAGCGGCTACGCGGCGGCCCGGCTGCGCCTCCTCCAAGGGGAGGCGCGGTCCGGGCCGCCGCGCCGTTCGGCACTCGCGGAGCTGACCGACGGCTGGCTCCGCGAGCTGTTCACCGCCGGGGCGCGCGAGACGACCGGGGTGTCCCTCGTCGCCGTCGGCGGCTACGGACGCGGCGAGCTGTCCCCGCGCAGCGACCTCGACCTGCTGCTCCTGCACGACGGCAATGCCGGACCCGGTGCCATCGCCTCCCTCGCGGACCACGTCTGGTACCCCGTGTGGGACCTGGGGCTCGCCCTCGACCACTCCGTCCGTACGCCCGCGGAGGCCCGTAGGACGGCGGGCGAGGACCTCAAGGTGCAGCTCGGCCTCCTCGACGCCCGGCACATCGCGGGCGACGCCGGCCTGACGGCGGGCCTGCGCACCGCCGTCCTCGCCGACTGGCGCAACCAGGCGCCCAGGCGCCTGCCCGAACTGCGCGACCTGTGCGACGAGCGGGCCGAGCGCCAGGGCGAGCTGCAGTACCTGCTCGAACCCGACCTCAAGGAGGCCAGGGGCGGGCTCAGGGACGCCACCGCGCTGCGCGCCGTCGCCGCCTCATGGCTCGCGGACGCCCCCAGAGAGGGCCTCGCCGACGCGCGGCGCAGGCTCCTCGACGTTCGGGACGCCCTGCACCTGGCCACCGGCCGCGCCACCGACCGCCTCGCCCTCCAGGAGCAGGACCAGGTCGCGGCGGAACTCGGTCTCCTCGACGCCGACACCCTGCTCCGCCAGGTCTACGAGGCCGCGCGCACCGTGTCGTACGCCAGCGACGTCACCTGGCGCGAGGTCGGGCGCGTGCTCAAGTCGCGGGCCGTGCGGCCCCGGCTGCGCGCCATGCTGGGCGGCGGGAGCAAGCCCGTCACCGAGCGGTCACCGCTCGCCGAAGGCGTCGTCGAGCAGGACGGCGAGGCGGTCCTCGCCCGCGCGGCCAAGCCCGAGCGCGACCCCGTGCTGCCGCTTCGCGCCGCCGCGGCCGCCGCCCAGGCCGGACTGCCGCTGTCCCTGCACGCCGTCCGCAGGATGGCCGCCGCCGCGCGCCCCCTGCCCACGCCGTGGCCCGCCGAGGCCCGCGAGCAGCTCGTGACGCTGCTCGGCGCGGGCCGGCCGACCGTCGAGGTCTGGGAGGCGCTGGAGGCCGAGGGCCTGATCACGCGGCTGCTGCCCGACTGGGAGCGGGTGCGGTGCAGGCCGCAGCGCAACGCGGTGCACACCTGGACCGTCGACCGGCACCTCGTCGAGACCGCCGTGCGCGCCGCCGACCTCACGCGCCGCGTCGGCCGCCCCGACCTGCTGCTCGTCGCCGCGCTCCTGCACGACATCGGCAAGGGCTGGCCGGGCGACCACTCCGTGGCCGGCGAGATCATCGCGAAGGACGTGGCCGCGCGCATCGGCTTCGACCGCGCGGACGTCACCGTCGTCGCCACCCTCGTACGCCACCATCTGCTGCTCATCGAGACGGCGACGCGGCGCGACCTGGAGGACCCGGCCACGGTGCGGGCCGTCGCGGACGCCGTCGGCACCGTGGGGACGCTCGAACTGTTGCACGCCCTGACGGAGGCGGACGCGCTCGCCACCGGGCCCGCGGCCTGGTCCACGTGGCGCGGGTCGCTCGTCACCGACCTCGTCAAGCGGGTCGCCGCCGTCCTCGCGGGAGAGGACCCCGACGGCGGCGACGGCCCCGCCGCGGCCGAGCCCACGGCCGAACAGGAGCGGCTGGCCCTGGAGGCGTTCCGCACGGGCGGCCCGGTGCTGTCCCTGCGCGCGCAGACGGAGGCCCCCGTCGACCGGGACGCGGAAGGCGCCGAGGCCGCGCCCGCCGACCCGGAGCCCCTCGGTGTCGAACTGCTCATCGCCGTCCCCGACCAGCCGGGCGTGCTGCCCGCCGTCGCCGGGGTGCTCGCCATGCACCGGCTCACCGTCCGTACGGCGGAGCTGAGCGCCCTCGACCTGCCCGCCCAGGTGCCGGGCTCGGTCCTGCTCCTCGACTGGCGCGTCGCCGCCGAGTACGGCTCCCTGCCCCAGGCCGCCCGGCTGCGCGCGGATCTCGTACGGGCCCTGGACGGCTCCCTGGACATCGCCGCCCGGCTCGCGGAGCGGGACGCCGCGTATCCGCGGCGGCGCGGCACCGTGGCGCCGCCGCCCCGGGTGACGGTCGCCCCCGCCGCCTCGCGGCACGCGACGGTGATCGAGGTCCGGGCACAGGACGCACCGGGCCTGCTGCACCGCATCGGCCGGGCGCTGGAGACGGCGGACGTATGGGTGCGGTCCGCGCATGTGTCGACCCTCGGGGCGAACGCGGTGGACGCGTTCTATGTCACGCGGGCCGAGGGGGAGCCGCTCCCCGCGGCGGACGCGGCCGCGGTGGCGGGCGCGCTGGAGGAGGCGCTGCGGGGGTAGCGGGGCGGAGGGGGGCGGCGGGCGGGGGCGCCGGCCTCCCCGGGAGCGCTTATCAGGGCCTCGGGAACGCTTAGTACGAATGGGGTGGAGACCCCACTGGACACCTCCGGATACCCTGGAGGACGACCTGTCCGCCCGCCCACCAACCCGAGGATTCGCGACCGCCGTGTTCGACACTCTTTCCGACCGCCTCGCAGCGACATTCAAGAACCTCCGCGGCAAGGGGCGCCTCAGCGAGGCGGACATCGACGCCACGGCGCGCGAGATCCGTATCGCCCTGCTCGAAGCGGACGTGGCCCTGCCCGTCGTCCGCGCCTTCATCAAGCAGGTCAAGGAGCGTGCGGCCGGCGCGGAGGTCTCCCAGGCGCTGAACCCCGCCCAGCAGGTCATCAAGATCGTCAACGAGGAGCTCATCGGCATCCTCGGCGGCGAGACCCGGCGCCTGCGCTTCGCCAAGAACCCGCCCACCGTGATCATGCTCGCGGGTCTCCAGGGTGCCGGTAAGACGACCCTCGCCGGAAAGCTCGGCCACTGGCTGAAGGGGCAGGGCCACGCGCCGCTGCTCGTCGCCTGTGACCTCCAGCGCCCCAACGCCGTGAACCAGCTGAGCGTCGTCGCCGAGCGCGCCGGCGTCGGCATCTACGCGCCCGAGCCCGGCAACGGCGTGGGCGACCCGGTCCAGGTCGCCAAGGACTCCGTCGAGTTCGCCCGGCAGAAGCAGTACGACGTCGTCATCGTCGACACCGCCGGCCGCCTGGGTATCGACCAGGAGCTCATGCAGCAGGCCGCGGACATCCGCGACGCGGTCTCGCCCGACGAGGTCCTCTTCGTCGTCGACGCCATGATCGGTCAGGACGCGGTCAACACCGCCGAGGCCTTCCGTGACGGCGTCGGCTTCGACGGCGTGGTGCTCTCCAAGCTCGACGGTGACGCCCGTGGTGGTGCCGCGCTGTCGATCGCGCACGTCACCGGCCGCCAGGTCATGTTCGCCTCGAACGGCGAGAAGCTGGACGACTTCGACGCGTTCCACCCGGACCGCATGGCGTCCCGCATCCTCGGCATGGGCGACATGCTCACGCTGATCGAGAAGGCCGAGCAGACCTTCTCGCAGCAGGAGGCCGAGAAGATGGCCTCCAAGCTGGCCTCCAAGAAGGGCCAGGACTTCACGCTCGACGACTTCCTGGCCCAGATGGAGCAGGTCAGGAAGATGGGCTCCATCTCCAAGCTGCTCGGGATGCTGCCCGGCATGGCGCAGATGAAGGACCAGATCAACAACCTCGACGAGCGTGACGTCGACCGCACGGCCGCCATCATCAAGTCGATGACCCCGGCCGAGCGCGCGGACGCCACGATCATCAACGGCTCGCGCCGTGCCCGTATCGCCCGTGGTTCGGGCGTCGAGGTCAGCGCGGTGAAGAACCTCGTCGAGCGGTTCTTCGAGGCCCGCAAGATGATGTCCCGCATGGCGCAGGGCGGCGGCATGCCGGGGATGCCCGGGATGCCGGGCATGGGCGGCGGTCCGGGCCGGCAGAAGAAGAAGCAGAAGCAGGCCAAGGGCAAGCAGCGCTCCGGCAACCCGATGAAGCGCAAGCAGCAGGAAGAGGAAGAGGCGGCGCGCCGCGAGGCCGCGGGCCAGAGCGGCAACGCGTTCGGCCTGCCCGCCGCCGACCAGGACAAGAACTTCGAACTGCCCGACGAGTTCAAGAAGTTCATGGGCTGACCGGCCACTTCGTAGGCATGCGTAAGTAGGCATGCGTAAGGGGCGCCCGCCATTGCGGGCGCCCCTTACGCATGGGTGGGTCAGGCTGCCCGCGCCGCCGCTCGACTGATCTCCGTGCCGTTGGCGAGCCCCGCCGGATCGAGGCCGAGCGCCGCCGCGGCCGTCGCGCCCACGTCCGCCAGGCTGCCCGCGTCCGGCAGCAGTTCGACACCGGCCGCACCTGGGCGGTGGATCAGCACCGGCACGAATTCCCGGGTGTGGAAGGCGTGGCCGATCGTCGGGTCGTTGCCGTGGTCGCCGGTCACGATCAGCCGGTCGCCGTCCGCGCCGAGCAGCGAGACGAGCGCCGCGAGCCCCGCGTCGACCTGCTCCAGGACGTGCCCGTAGCGCTCCACGTCCTGCTGGTGCCCGGCCAGATCGCTCTCCTGCACATTGGCCACGACCAGCGCCTCGCCCTCCGCGCGCACGGCTTCGAGCGTGTACGCGAGCACGTCCGCCGTCGGCACGGCCGGGCGCCGCACCGCGTCGTCGCAGGCCAGGATGTCCGCGGCCTTCCCGACGAGCGTGACGGGGATCCCGGCCCGCGCCGCAAGATCCGGGAGCTGGCGCCTGTGGTCGAGGCCCGCGCCGAGATGCCGCACCTCGAGGCCACCGTTGCGGTAGAAGCCGCTTGCCGGGGTGTCGAGGCCGACCGTGCCGCCGTCCCCTTCGCGTACGAAGTCGGGGAGCGGACCGCTCGCGTGGCCGCCCACCGCGATCACCCGCGCGACGGGCGCCACCGCGCGGACCGTGCGCGCGACGGAGAGGATCCCGTCGAAGCCCAGGTCGTCGAGGCGGCCCGAGGCGTTCCAGTTGATACCGGGGTCGGCCTCCAGGTTGTCGTGCACCAGCACGGCTGCGTCGACGACCAACAGGGGCTCGCCGCCGAGGAGTTCGACCTTGTGGCCCGCGGCCTCCAGAGCCGCGGTGACCTCGCCGAGGTGGTCGCCGAGCCGCGCCACCGTCACCCGGCTGAAGTCGGCGCCCATCATCGTCTGGTGGCCCGCGTACGTGTCCGCGCCGGGGTAGCCGAGCCCGGCCCGGCCCGCCGCGACCGGCAGACGGGTGCGCCGTGCGAGGTCCGGGTGCGGGTGCACCAGGCCCAGCCCGAGCGCGCCGAGCGCGGGCAGCCGCAGCGGCCGCCCGAACGCCTCGCGGCACCGGTCGAGCACATGGCCGCAGGTGTCCGCCGCCAGGTCGCCGGGGCGCAGGACACCCGCGTCCGGCATGGCGCCCACACCGAATCCGTCGACGACGACGATGACGGTCTTGCTCATCACAGGGCCCTCCCTTGCGCGTCGTACAGGCCGGTCAGGCGCGGAGACCCGGACGACAGGCCCGCCACCACCGCGACCGTCGAGCGGGTCACGAAGATCTGCGTGCGGAACGCGAGCAGCGCCGTGTCGCCCGCCGCGACGGCGCCGCCGGGGGCGGGCGCGTCGAGCAGCCGGTAGTAGTCGATGTTCTCCGCGGGCGCGTCCTGCACCGCGAGGCGCCGGCCCGAGCGGGGCAGCAGTGCCGAACCGATGTGCGCGCGGGGGTAGAAGCCGCCGCCGAACACGGCGGGCCTGCCGTCGGCGAGTGTGTGGGCGACCTCGGTGACGTAGACGTAGGCGGGCTTCTCGGGCTGGCCTGCGTCACGGGCGTGCAGGGGTGTGGTGCCGGTGAGCGAGTGACCCGGCTCGCCGTGGGTCGCGCCGTGCTCGGCGAGGAGGGGGAGACTGGCCACGGAGGTGGCGCTCGGGGCGCTCAGCTTCAGGTTCTCGTGGCCGCGCGAGGTGAGCAATTCGCTTGCCTTGACGGCGAGTTCGAAGGTGGCGGTGGGGCGTGGCGTGCCCGTCGCTGGGTCGCACAGGACGCACGGGAACGCGGTGACGCCCGCGATCCGCACGCCCGGCAACTGTTCGACGGCGGCCGCGAAGTCGTCGAGCGCATCGAGCGGAACACCGCCTTCCTGCCCGGGATAGACCGCACCCTCCGCCCCTTCGAGGCGCACGAGGACGTCCTGGACGAAGCCCTGCGCGCGGGCCTCGTCCGAGACCGCGCGGGCGTTGTCGACGTCGAAGACGGTCACGGTCTCGGGGCGCCAGGCCAGCATCTCGGGCAGCGAGCGGCGTGGGATCTGCACGAGGTGGCCGAGGTTGCCCGCCCGCGCTCCCGCCGCGTGCAGGGTGCGGGCCTCCGGAGCGTCGATGGCCGCGTACTTCGGGATGTGCCGGGCGATCGCCCTGATCAGCTCGGGGTTGCGGCCGAGCTGCTTCACGACGAACCAGAGGGTGAGCCCGAGCCGGTCGGCCTCGGCGGCGAGCAGCGCGGCGTTCGACTCGATCGCGTCGAGATCCATGACGTACGTGTCGGGCGGGATCGCGCCCCGCCGGTGGAGGTCGGCCGCGGCGTCGACGAGCTCGGGGTTGCGGGTGAGCAGACTGTCGAGGAACACGGTCAGTCGTCCTTTGCGTGGTGCTTCAGTACGTCGAGGGAGCGGCGCAGGATGTCGATCACGAGGTCGGCGCCCGCCCGCATCGGATTGATCCGCACCGTCCAGTCCGCGAGCCCGGGGGAGTCGTCGAGGGACGAGCTGGACATGCGGTAGAACAGCGGCGCGATCTCGTAACGGGAGTTGGAGCCGACGGGATAGGGCGCGGCGCCGAACCGCGCCGCGACGGCGGGGAGTTCACGTGCGACGGGCCGGTCGAGGCGTACGAGCAGGCACCGGTCCTGCGCGTTCGCGAGCCGCACCTCGGCGATGCCGTCCACCTCACCGGCGGCGAGCCGCTCGGCGACCTGGGCGCCCACCCGCGACTGCACCGCCCACATCACCGGCACGTGCGTCAGGGCGCGCAGCACGTCCAGCGCCTGATGACCCTGGACCTGACCGCCGCCCGAGTAGTTGTCCGCCCGGACCCGTGCGACGAGGTCGCGCGCCCCGACGACGATGCCCACGCCTTCGGGCCCGTGCAGCTTGAACAGCGAGAAGCAGGAGGCGTCCGCGCCGAGTTCGACCCCCGACGCGGGCACGCGCAGCACGGCGTAGTTGTCGTCGACGACGGTGCGCACCCCGGCCGCCCGGCACACGGCGAGCACCTCGCCCGGGTCGTACGAGTCGCCGAGCCGCTGCCGGGTGTGCTGCACGTACGCCCACCGGAACCGCCCCGACGCGAGGGCCTCGCGCAGCGCGCCCAGGTCGTTGAAGTCGACCTCTTCGGTACGTACACCGATGCCGCGCAGCGTGACCTCGGTGGTCCGGTACACCGGCGCCTTGTGGATCAGCAGCGGATCGCCCGCGGTCACGGCGGCGTTCAGCGCGGCACGGATCGCTCCGGTGCCCGCGCCCTGGACGAACGCGGCGTCCTCGGCCCCGAAGAAGTCGGCGAGCACCGCCTCGGCCTTGGCGGTCGTGCGGGGCCGGCCGAGACCGGGCACGACGCCCGCGTCGGCGTTGAACAGTTCCTCGCCGGTGAAGTGCGCGGCGGTGTACTCGATCAGCCGGAACTGCCGGGCCATCGCCTCGTCGACCGGGATCGTGGCGAGCGGGAACGTCTCGGGGAGCGCGGGTGCCGCTGAGCGGTTGGGTGTCATCGTCAGATCTCCTGCACGCTCGCGCCGGTCAGGAAGCGCAGCGGATTGCGGCGCGTCATCAGGTCCATCAAGGTGTCGTCCACGCCCGCGGCACGCGCCCGGGGCAGGAACGACCGGAACAGATGCCCGTAACCCTGACCGCCCTCGCGCTCCAGATAGCCGTGGCGCGAGATGTCGCAGCTGAGCAGGACACGGTCGGCGTAGCCGGCCTCGAGGAGGGCGAGCAGCAGCCGGAGCCGGACGTCGTCGCTCTGGTAGCTCTCCTTGCCGACCGTGTCGAACGCGACGTACGCGCCGCTCGCGGCCAGCTCCTTGTGCACGGCCGGATCGTCGAGGAGGTCCTGGTGCCCGACCGAGATCCGGTGCGGGGCGAGGCCCTCGCCGGTGAGCAGCTCCAGCTGGGCGAGCCCGCCGCGGCCGAGCTGCGCGTGCGTGGCGACCGACAGGCCCGTGGCGACGGCGGCCCGCGCCGCGGCGCGCAGCGCACGCGACTCCGGCTCGCTGGGCACGTCACCGTGGCTGCCGACCTCGCCGAGCACGCCGGGCCGGACGCCCGTGGAGCCGAGCCCGCCGTCGATCTCGCGGACCAGTGTGTCGGCCAGTTGTCCGACCCCCGCGCCGGCCAGCTCGGGCGTGTGGAACGGCTCGTAGTACCAGCCGGTGGCCGCGACGACGGCGACCTGCGTGTCCCGGGAGATCCGGGCCAGGGCGCGCGGGTCGCGCCCCATGCCGCGGCAGGTCAGCTCGATCACCAGGGCGAGGCCGAACTCCTCGCGCAGGGCGGCCAGTTCGGCCGTGACGGCCGGTCCGTGCGCCTCGGGGTCGAGGACCGCGCCGCCGTCGCCGCGCCGGTCGAGGTCGAGTGCCAGATGCTCGTGCGCGAGGGCCGGGCCACGTACGGCGGCCGCGGGGAGCGGGCCGGTGACGGTGTGGATGAGGGGCGGGTTGTGCATGGTGCGGTGGGTGTCCTTCCCGGCGTACGTACCCGGCCTCAGCCCTTGATCGGGGTGAACAGGTCGAGCCAGTACAGGAGGTTGAGCAGGATGCCGCCGACGATCACCGCGGCGGGAGCGGCCGCCATCCGTACGACCGGCCGGCCCATCGCCTCGTTCAGCAGATAGAGCCCGCCGACGACGAGGATGCCGAGACCGGCGCCCATGGCGTTGGCCGCCATCAGCGAACCGAAGAGGATCGCCAGCTGGAGCGTGTCGGTGATGGCGCTGCGCAGGTGCTCCGACGAGTCGCGCACGCTCGGCAGCTTGCCGAGGAACTTGCCGATGTAGGAGAGGGCGAGCACCTCGACGGCGAACACGGCCGCGCCGACGATCGCCGCGAGGAACGGGTTCGGCAGCAGATAGCCGATGGGGTAGACGAGCGTGAAGCCCGCGATGCCGTACGCCCCCGAGGCGAGCGCCGTCGTCGCGATCAGCGGGATGAAGCCGAACACCCGGTAGAAGTCCACCTGGGCGGCCTCGCTGTAGTGCCCCTTCGCGATCAGGAAGCTGGTGGCCTCACCACCGCCGAATATGTGCATCTGCGCGAGCACACAGACACCCGCGCCGAGCACCATGAACAGCGGCAGGAACTTGCGCAGTCTCGCCGCGCTGGAGCTGAACAGCGACGCCATCGGGTCGTCCGCGAGGACCACCTCCTCGACGCCGCCGCCCTCGGCCCGCGCGGCCTTGCGCTCGCGGACGTCCTTGGCGATCGCGAGGCCGATGAGCATCAGGACACCGACCGCCATGGCGAGCGCGCCCGCGAACATGTTCGGCCAGATCTTCATGGTCATCACGACCAGGGCCAGTTCGAGGACGCCCGCGACGCCGCCCCACACGCGCCCGAACTGCTTGGTGATCGCCAGCACCGGGAACAGCGTGAACAGGAACAGGATCGGCGTCGACATCTGCTGCATCGCGGTGAGGAAGTCGACCGGCAGGTCGTGGGCCACGTCGTTCGCGCCGTTCAGGCCGAACACGACGACGGCGCCCCACGCACCGCCCAGGATCGGGGCGATCCACTTCTTCGGTGCGAGGAGCCCGAGGATGTCCGTGGGCAGGAACAGCAGCCACGGGTTGAGTACGCCGGTGGACAGGGCCATCGGCGCGCCGAGACCGAAGATGAACCCGGCGGAGAGCCCGAAGGAGACCGCGGTGGTGGCGCTGCGGGTGGACCGGCCCTGGATGAAGTCCAGCATGAACGGGCGTACGCCGTCGTTGAAGACGGCCAGTGCCATGTGCGAGATGAACGCGGTCAGCGCGCACAGGGCGATCACGGTCAACTGCTGCGCCGGCGAGAAGTCGAGGTTCGCACCTGCGGCGAGAGTGGTGTTCACGGGGCTCACGGGATCTCCTTCGTGCCCGGGGCGGAGGTGCCTGGTGTGATCAGGCGCGCGCGGCGATGGCGCGGGCGATCAGTGGAGCGATGACGTCGATCTGGTCCATGGAGAAGCCGAAGACCTTCTTGCCTTGGTCGAGCAGGGAGTTGACCTCGTCCTCGGTCGGTACGGAACGCCCGAAGGTGTGGCACGCGGGCTGCCCCATGAGCCCGACGAGGACGCCGAGCGAGGCGCCGGCGCCGGTGTGACAGGTGCCGAGATAGAAGTCGGCCTGGCCCACGCGGAGCTTCATCGCGGCGTCCATGTCGCTGGAGACGACGATGTCGATGCCGTCGAGGGCGAGCGCCTTGACGGTCCCGGTGACCTCGACCTTGCCTACGCCGCCGGTGAGGATCTTCTTCATGGGGTGGTCCTTGGGGGTTGG
This window contains:
- a CDS encoding ammonium transporter — encoded protein: MPPGITLAADTPTLSAANTGFMLICSALVMIMTPGLAFFYGGMVRVKSTLNMLMMSFISLGIVTILWVLYGFSAAFGTDHGSLIGWSSDYVGLSGIGLTQLWDGYTIPIYVFAVFQLMFAIITPALISGALADRVKFSAWALFITLWATLVYFPVAHWVWGTGGWAFDLGVIDFAGGTAVHINAGAAALGVILVIGKRVGFKKDPMRPHSLPLVMLGAGLLWFGWFGFNAGSWLGNDDGVGALMFVNTQVATAAAMLAWLIYEKIRHGACTTLGAASGAVAGLVAITPSGGSCSPLGAIAIGAIAGVLCAMAVGLKYRFGYDDSLDVVGVHLVGGVIGSLLIGFFATGGGQSDAQGLFYGGGLTQLWKQLAGVGAVLAYSLVASAILAFLIDKTIGMRVSEDDEVSGIDQVEHAETAYDFSGAGGGTASRSAGPVQEAAAQTKKVDA
- a CDS encoding P-II family nitrogen regulator, which encodes MKLITAVVKPHRLDEIKDALQAFGVQGLTVTEASGYGRQRGHTEVYRGAEYTVDLVPKIRIEVLVEDDDAEQLIDVVVKAARTGKIGDGKVWAVPVETAVRVRTGERGPDAL
- a CDS encoding [protein-PII] uridylyltransferase produces the protein MTSVDVQTEKSDDDDSAPSGYAAARLRLLQGEARSGPPRRSALAELTDGWLRELFTAGARETTGVSLVAVGGYGRGELSPRSDLDLLLLHDGNAGPGAIASLADHVWYPVWDLGLALDHSVRTPAEARRTAGEDLKVQLGLLDARHIAGDAGLTAGLRTAVLADWRNQAPRRLPELRDLCDERAERQGELQYLLEPDLKEARGGLRDATALRAVAASWLADAPREGLADARRRLLDVRDALHLATGRATDRLALQEQDQVAAELGLLDADTLLRQVYEAARTVSYASDVTWREVGRVLKSRAVRPRLRAMLGGGSKPVTERSPLAEGVVEQDGEAVLARAAKPERDPVLPLRAAAAAAQAGLPLSLHAVRRMAAAARPLPTPWPAEAREQLVTLLGAGRPTVEVWEALEAEGLITRLLPDWERVRCRPQRNAVHTWTVDRHLVETAVRAADLTRRVGRPDLLLVAALLHDIGKGWPGDHSVAGEIIAKDVAARIGFDRADVTVVATLVRHHLLLIETATRRDLEDPATVRAVADAVGTVGTLELLHALTEADALATGPAAWSTWRGSLVTDLVKRVAAVLAGEDPDGGDGPAAAEPTAEQERLALEAFRTGGPVLSLRAQTEAPVDRDAEGAEAAPADPEPLGVELLIAVPDQPGVLPAVAGVLAMHRLTVRTAELSALDLPAQVPGSVLLLDWRVAAEYGSLPQAARLRADLVRALDGSLDIAARLAERDAAYPRRRGTVAPPPRVTVAPAASRHATVIEVRAQDAPGLLHRIGRALETADVWVRSAHVSTLGANAVDAFYVTRAEGEPLPAADAAAVAGALEEALRG
- the ffh gene encoding signal recognition particle protein, coding for MFDTLSDRLAATFKNLRGKGRLSEADIDATAREIRIALLEADVALPVVRAFIKQVKERAAGAEVSQALNPAQQVIKIVNEELIGILGGETRRLRFAKNPPTVIMLAGLQGAGKTTLAGKLGHWLKGQGHAPLLVACDLQRPNAVNQLSVVAERAGVGIYAPEPGNGVGDPVQVAKDSVEFARQKQYDVVIVDTAGRLGIDQELMQQAADIRDAVSPDEVLFVVDAMIGQDAVNTAEAFRDGVGFDGVVLSKLDGDARGGAALSIAHVTGRQVMFASNGEKLDDFDAFHPDRMASRILGMGDMLTLIEKAEQTFSQQEAEKMASKLASKKGQDFTLDDFLAQMEQVRKMGSISKLLGMLPGMAQMKDQINNLDERDVDRTAAIIKSMTPAERADATIINGSRRARIARGSGVEVSAVKNLVERFFEARKMMSRMAQGGGMPGMPGMPGMGGGPGRQKKKQKQAKGKQRSGNPMKRKQQEEEEAARREAAGQSGNAFGLPAADQDKNFELPDEFKKFMG